CTTTCGTGCCACCTGATGAATGTGAGTCTAATATTTACACTCCCTTTAGCTCTGGTTCTGGAACCCACTTACTCTTTTGGGAAAACTCGGGCTCTTTAGCCGCTGAACTATCTGCTCCaatatgttcaccagctagttgctaactttgccCATCTGCTGTTTGATGCAGGGTGGCCTACAATGGTTTTTTCCCCCACGAAAACACAGCTACCTACAGCGAGAGTTAGCCAAAACAGTTAAGTTGtgggctgtaaaaccaaaacaattagctGACGCTTGCTATTAAGCTCTGTAGAGCTGAGACAATGCTGTGTGATAAGGTAatgtactttattgtcacatacacattgcaaaattcattttctgcatttaacTCATCCCTCAAGGGAACAATGGGTAGCCCGGCGCCCAGGGACTAACTCccgatctgagccagtgccttgatcaaggagcactgactggagaacttaatacatgttttttgatggtgggggaaaccATAGCACCCAGAGGGgacccacgcaaacatggggagaacacacaaactgcaCATTGAAAGGCCTGGAacaacctggattcaaacccagaaccttcttgctgtgaggccacagggTTAACCATTGGGCCGCCATGCTGAATAACTCTCTGTGGGTTCGTCACTGCAAGTGACTTCTTTCACATACAAAGTCAAGTACATTAAGTAGTCTTCCGATCCgttgttaattttaaaaatatttatccTAGCATAATTTATATTGTAACACATTTAGTAATGAATATACTTCTTAGAGTTATTTCTtatttgtaatgtgtgttaAAGGTCACAGGAAGCATGACCTGAAGTATGGTAACAATTCAGTTTCCTCGTTGTTGGCAAAATGTCTTACCTTAACACTTCTAGCCACCAGTGATAAGAGCCATCTGGTCCATGTGTGAGTGTACTTCTTTTTTACCatgctgtgtgtctgtatacCTAACCATTAGTCTGTGTGTGAACCCTATAGCACACATGTATGTGCATAGTAGTGCTGGGTAACGTTGTGGGGCAACCAGGGTGAACTTTTACAGCGGACATCAAAGCTtcactcctcttcctctctcctcattGTTAGTTTCCTCTATTTCCTGCTTTCAACTGGCCCTTTTGATCACTGTAGCCGCCTCCATTATGGCCTGTATACAAATCAAGTCAGGATGGTGCTACAAGATCATATCTGTAATTATATCTGTTCTGAACATCTTCTAAATTATGAAAATGCTTAATCAACTTTGAATGGTGTCTGTTTCCCatcttccccttctctctcctcctcctgtggaACACAGCTTTatgtttcctttaaaaaaaagttttctatCCCTTTCTTTTGCTAACTTAGtcccctctctctcgctctcatgCTTTTCTCTGGAGGATATGTAGCGTCAGCGGGTTCCAATAGGAGCTGGGCGGCTGTTTACGACCCTCTTTGACACAGCGGGGTGCACTGTGTTCAAGGCACATTTTGGTGTACTTCTCTGCTACCCAGTTGTGcctaaattaaacacacacattcattaaaGGCAGACCCAGGGGCAGACTTTCTCTGTAGGCACTGGTGGTCATTAAAGGCTGTTTTACCTCCCAGCACTCTTTCTCTTTGGCCACTTAACAAGCAGATGAAGGGCATGCAGCAGGGAAGTGACAACTTGTTCTTGGATGAAGAAAAAACCCACTGATTTCCCAAGGCAAGGAAGTTGTGCTTGTTTGGCTGACTGatgatgcatttgtgtttgtaaatgtaatcCTTGTTATCTGTTCAGTACTTTAATTCACTGTTCATCTGTCATTGTGGCTTCCCTCATCTCTTTCCACAAACAATCTTAatcatatttttacttttactgtcaTTTAAGCAGTATTATCTGTTGACAATTTGGGGGGCAGCGAACATCCTGCCACATTGTATTTGTATGAAATTGTTCCAGCTAATGTGTTAGCAAACAATCGCCTGGTTACACAtacagcagacacagagctgcattAGCTTTTACTGGAATGTTTCTAATACCAAACAAATGGTCCAATATTTGCTCATTTTACCGTAGCTCTTAGTTTGGCCTTCACCCACTCTTGAGGGCAAATACTATATGACTCTTTGTCTGCtgaatgctccactgtgttcaccagctatTGCTACCTTTGTCTGTTGGCCATTTCGGGTTGttcaggtagtgtacagtgggttgaTCAGGCCTTTTTTGGTGCTTATTGTCTTTGGGTTAGTCACAATGAACGACTACTCTGACATTAGAATAAGTTATTTGATTcgttatctaaaaaaaaaaactgattagtgcagctttaaacatGTGTGTTAGGTCAGGTATGCATGTAGGATGTTTCTCTCTTACCTGGCTCTTTGACAACAAACAAGATGGACTTTCCACTGGCATCCTCATAGTACTGGAAACGCTCCACACAATCATCTTCATCTTTGTAAGTGCAGTTCACAGCATTTGTGTCATGAAGCACTGCATGAAACATTAAGACAAAATGGTTAATGGTTAATCTGGTTAGTCAAGAGTTTTGTTATTCTATGAAAGCTTGTCTTGAATTCCAGGTGGAACTAAACtttataaacactttttttggaaatcacaccttttttattcacattattatttaaGAGGCTGATTTAGGTAATGACCATTCAAATTGGAATAAGGCATCCTATAAAGGGTTTAGAAGTTGTAACAAATAGGTGTATcaatagttaataaataattCACTCCATAGATTAGTTAAGAACCCTCTCTGAGTGGTGTTCATCATCCTCCAGcataattatgtttattttgacattttcgcAACAAGAGACTATGTGATGTCTGTGaaataatcacacatttttcctCTTACAAACAAAAAGTTATAAGCAATAAAACGCACTGTTACTTAATTCTGTTCACTAAGGGGCTTTGCATCTAAAGTCCTACTTGGTCTGGTATAAACAGTAGCTAATGGTGGCTAAAGTTAGCTGATTAGCAAAGATTAGGTGGATATTGCTACGTAACTGACATTACTGAGTCAGTTCGCTGACTTGACTTGAATTCTCTTCTCGTGCTACTGTTAGGCTATGCATTGACATTAAGCAATATTCCATAATTGACACAGTTGCTGCCGTTCTGCAAAAAGTCACTGAattcttttaaattcattagAAAGGTCCCTTCATTGAATTGTTTTCTTACTTCTAACCTTTTGGCAAAGGTTTTTTAGAGCATCTGGACTTTAAGCCATTTATTATTGACCTACTGTAATAACTTATGTCccttatgaaaaatgtaaaaaaaaatttaatggCAAACATGATTGCTTATTGCGATGGTTTACCACATTTTACAACCACAAATTTACCTTATTACTATTCAAGAAGAATCAAAGAGccaaaagtatttttgttaacctggcaacccaaaacTTGTTCTCATTATTGACTCTTCATGGATCTATAAACCATTAATAACGCAATAAGTATTGGTCAGTTGGGTGTCTTACCTATTTCATCCACAAGAATAATCTCATCCTTGCAGATTCGAGAGCAGGTGTTGTCCTCAAACAGTTTTCCCCTCTTGAAATGCTTACACTCGACACACtcccttttaaaagaaaaatatacataaggCCATCAACTGATTTCCAATAGCTGTCTGGACACCGTATATGACAACTCAGTTTGTGGATTTACTTCTTCATAGTGCAGGCGTCAGGGCAGGTGGGGCACTTGTCACATGTTGCTCCGTAGGCCCCAGGCTGGGTGCACTCACaggccccacacacacattggccCCTCCCGCTGCATAACAAGCCCAGGTTTGACATGCAGGTGTCAGTACGTCTGGAGCAGTTACAGTTCTCACCCTGCCAGTCTGGTGCGCACTGGCAGAAACCACAGTTACAGACGCCGTGGCCTGGAAGGGAAGAAGGGAAAGGACCATAACATTGTTTACTGGTATAACGTCCATTTCAATACACCGAAGAGTGATATATGGAGTAAAATAGCAAATGAGGAAGCGATTGAACAataaaggagaggaggacaatGTAACCAAGTAAAATTCTGTGAGAAAACGAGGGTGGGGATGGAGTTATGAAGGAGGAAGGAAAAAGGCAGGAAAAATCAATGCTTGACATGATTGTAATTTCAGTTGAAAactattttgtcatttgtttgcCACGCTAATGTGAGCTCCATGTTTTTATGGCTTTGTTATcccataaaatggaaatattgtgCACCACATTTCATCCAAATTCAGCCATTGGAAATTTCTTTTGGACATTTCGTAGTAAAGACATTTTGTAGGTCTATAAGTCTGGAGCTCTTGAATTTTGATACCAAACACTGGAAGGCAGAAGTTGTAAGTCATATTGTTGCAACTGTTTAaggccaaaaacacatttcattttagcCTGTGGTGTCTGGAAGGCTTTTAATTTTGGCTGCAtgattcagtgtgtgtgtgtgtgtgtgcttgtgtgtgtgtgtgtgtgtgtgtgtgtgtgtgtgtgtgcatgcgtgcgtgtgcgcgtgccgGAGAGAGTCAATTTCTGTGcattggtttgttgtttttccatgtATCTGTGTGATGTGTGCGTGCAAGAGAGTGACAATGCAGAAACATTGTGGCCATGCAGAAAACATTGTGGCCTATCATTGCAAAACAATCCTCAGATAAACAATGAGACAGGAAGCTGCTTGGAACCGTCTGACTCAATAAAGGATGATCCATAAGTAAACTGCCATTACCACTTGACCACACGACGGCTGGCTTTTAATTAGACCATTCAGTGTGGGGAAGAACAAAGACTATGGTGCTCGTACTGAAAAAGGTATTTCAAGACAACAGCAGACCATGTTGTACACACAGAACATTTCCAGTTCTCTCTGACTTGGCCCTTTTCTGACCAAACATGGGTTTATTTTTAGCCTTATTACACCACACCAGCCAATGAGTAAGCAGAAAGGTATTTTCATGTTAATCTATGGGCTTTTGGGAATACAGCAAAAACATTTATGTCAGAGagcagtgtggggggggggggggcgagggAGTGATATATGAGATCTGATGATGTAATGAAGCTTGAGGCAGTCTGTGCCAAAACATATGCAGTTAACAATGCTCAAATAAaatatcccctgaccaatctcATTACCAGTTCATGTGTTTTACCTACTCATGTGTTAAAAATAGTGCTTGAATGGAGAAGAGCAATTGTAAGGGAGGCCTGTAAATTCTGCCCCTGTGATCCCTGttctttttgccattttaatCCTGCCAACTTTACAATACTATTTAGTTcaacatttggggaaatacacatttctattttgaaaataaGATGAGAAGACCAAAACCACAGTCATGGCCGTCCATTTTGTATGGAGCCGAAGTCAAGAGGTGATATTTTAGCTAGCATTAAGAATGTACCTTTATTATTGGTGGAATTATTTGCAATAAACGTATAAGCTCTAAGTATcagtaatgaaaacaaagtaaCGCCTACTTTGAAAAGTCACTCGTAAGATCTCAATTACAAACATCCTCAGGGTAACATCATGTGTTATGACTTGATAACGTATTGTCTCTTTTAAAAGATGAGGAGAAGGTTCATGAGGCAGTGAGTTAAAGCTCTTAACAATTACCAAACACAAACTCATTCCAACTGTTTAAAAATCTCAACCGCAACAGAAGAAACTTTCAGAAAAGTGAGAGTGCCCTCTGACCGGAGAGAGCCACCGTTATACTTGAAAAAGGTTCCTTTGTGCACGCATCTTGTTGAACTCCGTGATACAAAAGCTTGGCCTGGCTGACGAAAACATACAACCTGAGCTTACACTCACACACGGTGCACACACCACACCTATGTTTGTTGTGAATGGAACCCATGTTCTAGGCAGAAGGGAGAGTTGCTATTGTGTGTAATTCTTCCCAGATGAGGTGCAAGTCATGTGGTAAAGGGGGACTGCCAACCCCGATGGCAACGGgaacacacattttctaaaactctaccacagacacacatgattTTCAAGACAGTCAGTGGGCAATTTTAGCCTTCTTTGCCTTTCAATTGTCCCTATATGGCATGGCGTGGGTTGtcaaaggaatagtttttgGGGAAACACGTTTTTGTTCAAagagtgagatgagaagatcaatagcACCCTCCCACGTacgagtaaaaaaaaaaatggaaacagttTTTGTGTGGAACTACCAAAAAGTCTCTACACCTGGCCAAAACATAGACCGGCACATAAACTCcacctaaaaaaacatttgttgttttatgtggattaaatatcaatatatggcatgttaattagtgagtttAAGTGGTGTTGataggcagattttgttacctttggataCAACTAGGCTAGCCCTTCAACCCCTTaatgttaagctaagctaactggctgaaggatagaaagaaacacatttccCAAAGTGTTgcactattcctttaaaaagtcAATTTCATCCCGAGTTTTGCAtcaaaaaaattatgaaaagaatcattagttgcagccctaaagaTGTTGATtagatttctgtcaaattaCTAATTATGTAATAGTTTCAACCCGTTCAGCCCAAGATGCTCAGGTACATGAATTACAAAAGAAGAAGCTCATATCTTACCTGAGCACAGTTCCCCTTTGTAGCGCAGGCAGTTGAAGtcatcacattcacacagcttTCCCCAGACTTTTCCAAAGTCACTGCTGTGGCACACACACtggccacacacacagtccccaCGGCCGCTGCAGATGGCGGACTGAGGTCCTCCAGAGCCTGCAGGTCCGCTGCAGCGGTCCTGCTCTGTGGGGTTATAGTCTCCCTCTGCACACTCGCAGTGCGGCCCTAAGCGACCCGGATGGCACAGGCAAATGCCACACTCATATGTGCCGTTGCCTTGGTTACATTTGGGGCTATTGGGATGGGCCTTGTTCTGGCACTTGCAGTCACACTCGAAATTGACAGTGATAGAGAGGGAGTCCTTGAAGCCCACAGGCTTAATGATGaaggttttcttcttctgtttgggGCAACCTCGAGCTCTGGCCTCTACACTGAAAGAAACCTGGATGAGAAGAGGGAATTGAAATcgtaaaatgtcaattttggGGACAAAAGAAGTATTTGGCTCAAACATGTTTTGAGccttgtcttttttaaatgttttgttttatggcaAAAAGATTCTGCATCTACACTTTGTGAAACCGATCATGCTGTATCACCCTGGTGTAGATTACATAACATGTAACAACACTTTAATGGTTCagttaatgtttatttaatagCCTCACGCTGAAATTGTGAGCATTGTTAGTGGAAACGGCACAAAGACCTGACACAGGGAATGCCTCCATATGTATTCAGTCAAAGTAATTGTTCATTCAGCGCTGCATCCAAATCTGGTAAATGTCCAAAAGTAGGCAGTTACAACATCTGGAGAGACAGCCATATATGGTGAAAACAAGAGGGGttgaggcagagagaaagaaatgtgtggAGGCCAAAAAATGTCACCTGGAGTGAAGAGAGAACAAGGAAAGAGCCAAAGAAGCTGtgataaagaaaaaatgcaacaacaaaaaacgaaCCAAGAGAACTGTTTAAGCAGACCGACTTTTAAATGGAGTTGGCAAAAGAAGAacggaaagaaaagaaaacatcaactaaaaaagacaaactcaGAGACAGTGCTGAATGATGCAGTTTTTCATCATCGTCTCTTTGACGCCACGAGGAACTGGGGGAATTCTAACTTTAACGACATAAAGAGAAGAGCCAGAAGGGAAATGGAAAGGGACCAAAAAGAAGGTGGAAATAATATATGGAACTAACTAATTTGTTATATTTCCAACCGGCATGATTATGGCCACTAGTGATAGGACATGTTATCTGGGGTGAAAAGTTGGCACACGCGTCAATAATATAGTTACATACTGTGTAAATGCCCATTTAGCCTATTGCAGccttaaaactattttttttttaaacaagcacTGCATCTGATCAATGGGATGCCAATTTTTGCACCTATTTTCTTATACAaaccatattttttaaattaggtttcTTTCCCCTTGTGCATTAATCTATCATATCCAGTTGCAGAATGTTGACATAATTTATAGAAATATCTTAACAACAGATACAACTGTCTGGTAATAAATATAATAGGAATATAAATGATAATTTCTTCTAATTATTTAATCTAATTAATTCTTTGGTTAAACAGTTTATGACTTATTTCCACAATGATGCCATTACATGTGATGAGGGGTCAGAAGTAGACATTACTTCATTTTAAGGGGTCACCAGACATACAAAAGTGGACATGGACTGACCGTGTCTCCTATCTTGAGCCCAGAGCAGGATTTGAGGCCAGGGATAAGCTCTCCATTCAGACATGTGGCGTTGAAGGACAGAGACAGCTCCTCTGGGACGCCTTGAAGCTCCAGCTCCACCTTGGAACGGATTTTCTGGCAACACGAttgaaagaaaacagcaggaaaACATACACATGAAAGGATGAGTCTATAGACTTGTACCATTAAACAAACTCCATGTTAGTTTTTGAATTAGGTTGTGCCAAGCCAAATCCCATGCTCAGTAAAACCAAATCTCATCTGTTACATTGCTGACTGTTCTGGAaaagacagctttttttttttttttaatccaagaAAAATCATTGCTGTCTTCCAATCTGTGTGAATAACGTATGTTTCTGCTCTAATTAAATCCAAGACTTTACATTAAATTGGATGTACAGtgcacacattgacacacaagCTTGTATGTACATCgataaaaacgtcaaaagtccCAGCCAGCTAAAGAAagctaaaattatttttcagctAATTCACCTCATCTCTGTataataaaccaaataaaacatgaaaaatgaaacgGGGAGTCTCACACATTTGGTCAGCTTCACACATTGGCCACTGTAGAACTTCTAACAACACTTTGGCCTGACCGTGTGAATGACTCAGacactgtgggtgtgtgtcagcAAACACATTATCCTCTGAAACACCGTCTAGTCTAAggctggcgtgtgtgtgtgtcttacaaGACTTACAGCGTAGGCCTTCAGTATGAGCTGAATAACATTGCCCGAGTCGTTGGACAGCGTTCCTACTGTGGTTCCAGGAATCAGCTCACTGTAGTTCTACAAGACAGAACGACAGAAGGAGTGGAAGAATGTTGTCATCCTACATATAGTCAGGCTAACTAATGACGATAGTTATGAGAGTTGCACCAAACCTGTACTCTCATTTTGCCCACAAACAGTTGTGtgaaaacaccacaaaaaaagcagaagtgtATCACACTCCAACCTCACGCCATCACAGTTCTGTTACATTCTTGACCTTTTTTCCTGTATGAACAATAAGAGTTTCCCTTTAACAGTTCGTTGCAACAGTCTTTCCAGTTCGGGGAAAACTGAGGATGTATCTTGCTGTGTCTGAACAGTGTTTAATAGTGATTCATTTTGAGTTTCCATCCTTCCAACGCAGGATCCAAGAATCTCTGTCTAAAACCAGTGAAGTTTGGCGGACTTCAGCTACAGTGTGTTCAAGATGAGATGATTACCGAGTGGGATTTGTCATCCTCTTAGTTTcggtttaaaaaacaatgattaattTACGTTTTTGAACAGAACTTGAACAGAGTAAAATTCTGGATGTGCTGAGTGTGAACTGCAGAGCTCCTGACCTGGTACAGAGGAACCACAGGATTGGTGACAGCAAAAATGAGATTAATGTTGTTCTCCGACATCTTCTCTGTGATCAGAGCTAGAGATGGGTAATCCTGTAAGGCCAAACCAGACGGGGTGGTTAGCACATGCAAACATGAACACTGACATGTTTATTTTCATACACTTATTTAAACTAagtctttcagtttttcttcatCATACTGTTTCTGTTTACAGTCTGCACACCAAATATACACTAAATATACACTAACCATGGTGGTAGACATGCTGTACATTTTGTCAGAGTTGAGGTGGCACTGCCCGTCGTTGGGCTGCACAATTCCAGCCAGACGACCATCAAGAGCCACGTGAGTCTTGGCGTCCGAGGTGAAGATCAGCAGGTGGGATGCACCAGGGCGCCAGCCAATCTGCTCCTAGTTCCCATCAAATCATGTAACAATTCAGCTTTTGAATGAGGGAGTACAGTTTTAGTGGACCCTCTACTAAAGCAGCAATGGTCTTTCTGATTAACTTTTAATTGTATCATCTAATTCTTCTCTTGGAAATCCCGAAAGGTTTGTACAAGTGTGACAAATTAGACAAAGACAGTAAAACAAAGTCATGAGACAGTGAGTGTCTCCACCTTGCACACAGCAGCCTGGATGATGGCATCAAAGCCTCCCTCTGGGGCATCGCGGTTCCTGGACACCATCTGCTTCTTCACTTCCTCTGTGAAGCGGCCCACCTCCTCCGTCAGGGACAGAACGTGTTTGTAGCCAAACTGGGGCAGACAGGTGGTGTTAATGCTGTCAATGAAACAGAGATCAGCTGATCAGGGTTCAGCTTCTTCATTCatcatggcaatccattcaatagTTGTCTGGACCAAAGGAGTGGATGGACCAGCAGAACAACATCGCCATCCCTAAAGAGTTTAAAGTAATTTCACCTGTTCATCAGTATACTTTTATGTtcaaaacagctgtttgtttcCTAAAGATTAACATTTGGTTAGAATGGCTCTCCTGCAGTGCCACAGgacccctctttctctctgtattgGACACTACTGGACCCTAATTCTCCACTTGTCTTATCTTTTATCCAAACATTCCTGGAGGCTGGAGCTCGGCAGAATGTGTGTATAGCGGGAGAGTAAATGACCCCAAGAGACCTTAAACCACCATATCAACCTCAGAGGAGGCTTTGGGCGGGGTTATGACAGTTTGCATTGTCGGGGAGATTACCTGTGGCTGATTCAGAGCAGCTGACCAAGCAACTGTAAGCCTTTAACAAGTGCTGTGACTCTGAGCCTGATATATTTTTGCTGTGCAACGGTGTGTTTAAAGGTGTCCTCACAAAATGACATCATCTGCATAATGAAGCTACTTTCCACATGCAGACATAAACAACCACTGAAATCAAGACCAGTGGCTACTTATTAGGAATGTAAAACATTGCTTGAATGCagctacaaaaataaactttccaTTACATAGAGATCTGGATTCAGTTTAGGTACTTTTGTACAGACAAGGACACTTAAGGTGGACCACTGTGTCCAAGATGGTTGACTAATACAGTGTTGATGAAATTACTGAAAAAGGACAGCATAACATCAATCCACAAGGGTGCAAATACTCTAAGAAGTACTTTTTAAACTTGTATGTTACCTATAGCAGGGGTTTTTAACAGCTTCTTTGGGGGAGATGTACATGTAGGGCGAGAGCGGTTTGTCCACAAAAGCCCCGAAGCCCATACGGAGGTTGCTGGTGGTGCGGTTCATGGCCTCGGCCAGGCCCTTGCCCAGCGTCCTCAGGCGAAAGAGGTCATCGTTCATGGAGTAGGAGAGATCCATGAGGTAGTAGAGATCCACAGGGTAGTCCTCTACCTGACGCACTTTCACTGTGAAACGCTTAGCATCATCTGGTAAGTGTGATACAGAAAaccaatttttaaaatatatttgcaagATGTTATTGATAACTTCTGCGGTACTGGCTGTGTGTAACTCCCCTCTAAATCAAAGCAaaatctctctccttctcttctttagTATATTAGACACTGCATTGCTGTTGCAAAAACCCTACCTGGCCTCAGGGTGATGTGTAGTTTCTGGGGATTTATCTGGGTGACGTCTTGCGTGGCCCCCGCAGCCTTGTTGCTGAGGGGCCGGTCCTCGATCACTTGCAGTTTGCTGGTTGGAAACTCCAGAGCTGATAGAGCACAACCTGCTGCCATCAGATTACTCTTCAAATCACAGCGAGAAGAACTGGCA
This sequence is a window from Etheostoma cragini isolate CJK2018 chromosome 21, CSU_Ecrag_1.0, whole genome shotgun sequence. Protein-coding genes within it:
- the LOC117936817 gene encoding integrin beta-3-like, translating into MSLVDVKSFFSFFSACTSSRARWQAPSSQRARTRMGALPAQRLLWMCVFIFTGITAVYGSNVCTSRGASTCKQCLAVHPSCAWCFQEDFGQGVASSSRCDLKSNLMAAGCALSALEFPTSKLQVIEDRPLSNKAAGATQDVTQINPQKLHITLRPDDAKRFTVKVRQVEDYPVDLYYLMDLSYSMNDDLFRLRTLGKGLAEAMNRTTSNLRMGFGAFVDKPLSPYMYISPKEAVKNPCYSINTTCLPQFGYKHVLSLTEEVGRFTEEVKKQMVSRNRDAPEGGFDAIIQAAVCKEQIGWRPGASHLLIFTSDAKTHVALDGRLAGIVQPNDGQCHLNSDKMYSMSTTMDYPSLALITEKMSENNINLIFAVTNPVVPLYQNYSELIPGTTVGTLSNDSGNVIQLILKAYAKIRSKVELELQGVPEELSLSFNATCLNGELIPGLKSCSGLKIGDTVSFSVEARARGCPKQKKKTFIIKPVGFKDSLSITVNFECDCKCQNKAHPNSPKCNQGNGTYECGICLCHPGRLGPHCECAEGDYNPTEQDRCSGPAGSGGPQSAICSGRGDCVCGQCVCHSSDFGKVWGKLCECDDFNCLRYKGELCSGHGVCNCGFCQCAPDWQGENCNCSRRTDTCMSNLGLLCSGRGQCVCGACECTQPGAYGATCDKCPTCPDACTMKKECVECKHFKRGKLFEDNTCSRICKDEIILVDEIVLHDTNAVNCTYKDEDDCVERFQYYEDASGKSILFVVKEPDCPKGPDILVVLLSVAGAILFLGLAALLIWKLLVTIHDRREFAKFEEERAHAKWDTGHNPLYKGATSTFTNITYRGKD